The proteins below come from a single Antennarius striatus isolate MH-2024 chromosome 18, ASM4005453v1, whole genome shotgun sequence genomic window:
- the gk5 gene encoding putative glycerol kinase 5 isoform X2, whose amino-acid sequence MGSQRNGFQKESFVLSVDVGTTSIRCHVYDKEANIRGSSTDKVVPLYPEVGHVEMDPDALWTGFLTVVKRAVQDAGVHMHQMEALGISTQRGTFTTWDRRTGVPFHNFISWQDQRAADLVKSWNKSCTMKAIHGVMKMVYFLTRQKRSLAASLIVFSTQHITFRLVWVLMHYKEVGKAMDEGNCCFGTIDTWLLFKLTAGRIHVTDYSNASATGLFDSYQMCWSDFLCSLVSVPPSILPKVENTSCEFGFTDPSIFGLPIPIMAVMADQQAAMFGECCFDTGDVKITMGTGTFMDINTGSNPHTSVAGLYPLVGWKIGSEVVYVAEGNAADTGTAIKWAQELELFTDVQDTSAMAYSVSDSDGVCFVPSFSGLQAPLNDPKACASLMGLKPSTTKNHLVRAILESVAFRNKQLFETVLRETCIPITKIRVDGGVSCNDFVMQLTADLLGRKLCRPQHHEMSCLGAAFVAGLGVGFWRSKEELKKLQSADDVFVPREVPKEGSCSPAGEYTPILQSWERALQRSMNWYKP is encoded by the exons ATGGGGAGTCAGAGGAATGGGTTCCAGAAGGAGTCCTTCGTGCTGTCGGTGGATGTCGGGACCACCTCGATCCGGTGTCACGTTTACGACAAGGAGGCGAACATCCGGGGCTCGTCCACAGACAAG GTGGTGCCCTTGTATCCGGAGGTGGGCCATGTGGAGATGGACCCAGACGCCCTGTGGACCGGGTTCCTCACGGTGGTCAAAAGGGCAGTTCAAG ATGCTGGAGTACACATGCATCAGATGGAAGCTCTGGGCATTTCCACCCAAAGAGGAACCTTCACCACCTGGGACAG GAGGACTGGAGTTCCTTTCCATAACTTCATCAGCTGGCAGGACCAGAgggctgcagacctggtgaaGTCCTGGAACAAGTCCTGCACAATGAAA GCGATCCACGGCGTGATGAAGATGGTCTACTTCCTGACGAGGCAGAAGCGTTCGCTCGCTGCGAGTCTCATCGTCTTCTCCACGCAACACATCACCTTCCGCCTCGTCTGGGTCCTGATGCACTACAAGGAG GTTGGTAAAGCCATGGATGAGGGGAACTGCTGCTTTGGAACGATTGACACCTGGCTCCTGTTCAAACTCACTGCAG GACGCATCCACGTCACAGATTACTCCAACGCCAGTGCCACGGGGCTCTTTGACTCCTACCAG ATGTGTTGGAGTGACTTCCTGTGCTCTCTTGTGTCTGTGCCTCCATCCATTCTCCCTAAAGTAGAAAATACAAG CTGTGAATTCGGTTTCACCGACCCGTCCATCTTTGGATTGCCCATCCCCATCATGGCGGTG ATGGCGGACCAGCAGGCGGCCATGTTCGGCGAGTGCTGCTTCGACACCGGTGATGTCAAGATCACCATGGGAACCGGCACGTTCATGGACATCAACACGGGCAGCAACCCGCACACGTCTGTAGCAG GGCTGTACCCCCTGGTGGGGTGGAAGATCGGCTCCGAGGTGGTGTATGTAGCGGAGGGGAACGCGGCCGACACCGGGACCGCCATCAAGTGGGCACAGGAGCTGG agctcTTCACTGACGTGCAGGACACCAGCGCCATGGCGTACAGCGTGAGCGACTCTGACGGCGTGTGCTTCGTGCCGTCCTTCAGCGGCCTGCAG GCTCCTCTCAACGACCCCAAAGCCTGCGCCTCCCTCATGGGCCTCAAGCCCTCCACCACCAAGAACCACCTGGTCCGCGCCATCCTGGAGTCCGTGGCTTTCAG AAACAAGCAGCTGTTTGAGACGGTGCTGCGAGAAACCTGCATACCCATCACCAAGATCAG AGTGGACGGCGGCGTTTCCTGTAACGACTTCGTGATGCAGCTGACGGCCGACCTGCTGGGGAGGAAGCTGTGCAGACCGCAGCACCACGAGATGTCGTGTTTGGGGGCGGCGTTTGTGGCCGGGCTGGGAGTCg GCTTCTGGAGATCCAAGGAAGAGCTGAAGAAGCTCCAGAGCGCCGACGACGTGTTCGTCCCCCGGGAGGTACCGAAGGAGGGTTCCTGCAGCCCGGCTGGGGAGTACACCCCCATCCTGCAGAGCTGGGAGAGAGCCCTCCAGCGCTCCATGAACTGGTACAAGCCTTGA
- the gk5 gene encoding putative glycerol kinase 5 isoform X1: MGSQRNGFQKESFVLSVDVGTTSIRCHVYDKEANIRGSSTDKVVPLYPEVGHVEMDPDALWTGFLTVVKRAVQDAGVHMHQMEALGISTQRGTFTTWDRRTGVPFHNFISWQDQRAADLVKSWNKSCTMKAIHGVMKMVYFLTRQKRSLAASLIVFSTQHITFRLVWVLMHYKEVGKAMDEGNCCFGTIDTWLLFKLTAGRIHVTDYSNASATGLFDSYQMCWSDFLCSLVSVPPSILPKVENTSCEFGFTDPSIFGLPIPIMAVMADQQAAMFGECCFDTGDVKITMGTGTFMDINTGSNPHTSVAGRGVGHASSIHRGVFARTHACVSSAGLYPLVGWKIGSEVVYVAEGNAADTGTAIKWAQELELFTDVQDTSAMAYSVSDSDGVCFVPSFSGLQAPLNDPKACASLMGLKPSTTKNHLVRAILESVAFRNKQLFETVLRETCIPITKIRVDGGVSCNDFVMQLTADLLGRKLCRPQHHEMSCLGAAFVAGLGVGFWRSKEELKKLQSADDVFVPREVPKEGSCSPAGEYTPILQSWERALQRSMNWYKP; encoded by the exons ATGGGGAGTCAGAGGAATGGGTTCCAGAAGGAGTCCTTCGTGCTGTCGGTGGATGTCGGGACCACCTCGATCCGGTGTCACGTTTACGACAAGGAGGCGAACATCCGGGGCTCGTCCACAGACAAG GTGGTGCCCTTGTATCCGGAGGTGGGCCATGTGGAGATGGACCCAGACGCCCTGTGGACCGGGTTCCTCACGGTGGTCAAAAGGGCAGTTCAAG ATGCTGGAGTACACATGCATCAGATGGAAGCTCTGGGCATTTCCACCCAAAGAGGAACCTTCACCACCTGGGACAG GAGGACTGGAGTTCCTTTCCATAACTTCATCAGCTGGCAGGACCAGAgggctgcagacctggtgaaGTCCTGGAACAAGTCCTGCACAATGAAA GCGATCCACGGCGTGATGAAGATGGTCTACTTCCTGACGAGGCAGAAGCGTTCGCTCGCTGCGAGTCTCATCGTCTTCTCCACGCAACACATCACCTTCCGCCTCGTCTGGGTCCTGATGCACTACAAGGAG GTTGGTAAAGCCATGGATGAGGGGAACTGCTGCTTTGGAACGATTGACACCTGGCTCCTGTTCAAACTCACTGCAG GACGCATCCACGTCACAGATTACTCCAACGCCAGTGCCACGGGGCTCTTTGACTCCTACCAG ATGTGTTGGAGTGACTTCCTGTGCTCTCTTGTGTCTGTGCCTCCATCCATTCTCCCTAAAGTAGAAAATACAAG CTGTGAATTCGGTTTCACCGACCCGTCCATCTTTGGATTGCCCATCCCCATCATGGCGGTG ATGGCGGACCAGCAGGCGGCCATGTTCGGCGAGTGCTGCTTCGACACCGGTGATGTCAAGATCACCATGGGAACCGGCACGTTCATGGACATCAACACGGGCAGCAACCCGCACACGTCTGTAGCAGGTAGAGGGGTGGGCCACGCCTCCTCCATCCACAGGGGTGTGTTCGCCCgtacacacgcgtgtgtgtcCTCTGCAGGGCTGTACCCCCTGGTGGGGTGGAAGATCGGCTCCGAGGTGGTGTATGTAGCGGAGGGGAACGCGGCCGACACCGGGACCGCCATCAAGTGGGCACAGGAGCTGG agctcTTCACTGACGTGCAGGACACCAGCGCCATGGCGTACAGCGTGAGCGACTCTGACGGCGTGTGCTTCGTGCCGTCCTTCAGCGGCCTGCAG GCTCCTCTCAACGACCCCAAAGCCTGCGCCTCCCTCATGGGCCTCAAGCCCTCCACCACCAAGAACCACCTGGTCCGCGCCATCCTGGAGTCCGTGGCTTTCAG AAACAAGCAGCTGTTTGAGACGGTGCTGCGAGAAACCTGCATACCCATCACCAAGATCAG AGTGGACGGCGGCGTTTCCTGTAACGACTTCGTGATGCAGCTGACGGCCGACCTGCTGGGGAGGAAGCTGTGCAGACCGCAGCACCACGAGATGTCGTGTTTGGGGGCGGCGTTTGTGGCCGGGCTGGGAGTCg GCTTCTGGAGATCCAAGGAAGAGCTGAAGAAGCTCCAGAGCGCCGACGACGTGTTCGTCCCCCGGGAGGTACCGAAGGAGGGTTCCTGCAGCCCGGCTGGGGAGTACACCCCCATCCTGCAGAGCTGGGAGAGAGCCCTCCAGCGCTCCATGAACTGGTACAAGCCTTGA